A genomic window from Rhizobium lentis includes:
- a CDS encoding Gfo/Idh/MocA family protein: protein MSRLRMGVIGAGLWGGNHAHTFNVLPETELVGVCDLDEGRALKMKETYGATRAFTDYQKLISSDQIDAISVATPDFTHTPIILAALKADKHVLSEKPLATTVSEAEEIAAAAAKSKGKLMIDFHNRVNPILAQVRDMIQDGQIGLAKHGTARLSNTTFVPFEMLSWAAKSSALWFLGSHLVDVLRFILADEVVRVYSVARSGTLSAGGVDTKDFHASILEFSKGTVVTMENSWILSRDNPSLVDFKVEFVGEKGQIQADPTHSGGLRRIVDGGLKYNDYIGITPTGATRIGGFVLESIARFVDSVVRDAPLLADAQDGLENTKILAAIEQSVASGKAVNIG, encoded by the coding sequence ATGAGCAGACTGCGAATGGGCGTCATTGGCGCCGGTCTTTGGGGCGGCAATCACGCCCACACCTTTAATGTCTTGCCGGAGACCGAGCTGGTCGGCGTCTGCGACCTCGATGAGGGCAGGGCGCTGAAGATGAAGGAAACCTACGGCGCAACGCGGGCCTTCACCGATTATCAGAAGCTGATCTCCAGCGATCAGATCGATGCGATCTCGGTTGCGACACCCGACTTTACCCACACGCCGATAATCCTCGCCGCTCTGAAAGCTGACAAACACGTGTTGAGCGAAAAGCCGCTTGCGACGACGGTGAGTGAAGCCGAGGAAATTGCGGCGGCTGCCGCAAAATCCAAGGGCAAGCTGATGATTGATTTCCACAACCGTGTGAATCCGATCCTCGCCCAGGTTCGCGACATGATTCAGGACGGTCAGATCGGCTTGGCAAAGCACGGGACCGCGCGTCTTTCGAATACGACATTCGTTCCATTCGAAATGCTGAGCTGGGCTGCAAAGTCTTCGGCACTCTGGTTCCTGGGAAGCCACCTCGTCGATGTCCTGCGTTTCATTCTCGCAGACGAGGTCGTGCGTGTTTATTCCGTCGCCCGCTCTGGGACACTGTCTGCCGGCGGCGTGGATACGAAAGACTTCCATGCGTCGATCCTTGAATTTTCCAAGGGCACGGTCGTGACCATGGAGAACAGCTGGATCCTGTCGCGCGACAATCCCTCGCTCGTCGATTTCAAGGTCGAGTTCGTTGGTGAAAAGGGCCAGATCCAGGCAGACCCGACCCATAGCGGCGGCCTGCGCCGTATCGTCGACGGCGGACTGAAATACAATGACTACATCGGCATAACGCCAACCGGCGCGACGCGTATCGGTGGCTTCGTGTTGGAATCCATCGCTCGCTTCGTCGATAGCGTGGTGCGTGATGCTCCTCTGCTGGCAGATGCACAGGACGGTCTGGAAAACACCAAGATCCTGGCGGCGATCGAACAATCGGTCGCAAGCGGCAAGGCTGTGAACATCGGCTAA
- a CDS encoding ABC transporter ATP-binding protein — MASMTFDGIGKTFPDGTVAVANVSFSVADGEFVVLVGPSGCGKSTLLRMAAGLETLNSGRLLMDDADVTETEPQDRDIAMVFQNYALYPHMTVYDNMAFGLQQRKMPKDKIDKLVRDAAEMLDLARYLERKPGALSGGQRQRVAMGRAIVRHPMAFLMDEPLSNLDAKLRVQMRGELKLLNQRLGVTTLYVTHDQVEAMTMGDRVAVLKPVFNGQQSNLQQIDTPQKLYDKPSNLFVAGFIGSPAMNFVRIELTAEAGTLKAAITGTNISFAIPAQPALSVFAGRQVIVGIRPEMFKVCPEAEALFNEQIPVAEALGADTFVFFDIASPPVNINDAEDTEDFPNKGKNRLVARIPPALTPRPHQVLPLTVDLEKLHWFDPVTGAAIRD; from the coding sequence ATGGCGTCCATGACCTTTGATGGGATAGGCAAGACCTTTCCGGACGGAACCGTTGCTGTTGCGAATGTAAGTTTTTCGGTCGCGGACGGAGAATTCGTCGTTTTGGTCGGCCCGTCGGGTTGTGGCAAGTCAACTTTATTGCGGATGGCTGCGGGTCTTGAAACGCTCAACAGCGGTCGGCTGCTCATGGATGACGCCGATGTCACCGAGACCGAGCCACAGGACCGGGATATTGCGATGGTTTTTCAGAACTACGCGCTTTACCCTCATATGACCGTTTACGACAACATGGCTTTTGGCTTGCAGCAGCGCAAAATGCCCAAGGACAAGATTGACAAGCTGGTGCGCGATGCAGCCGAAATGCTTGATCTCGCGCGCTATCTCGAGCGCAAACCGGGGGCATTGTCTGGTGGTCAACGCCAACGCGTGGCGATGGGTCGAGCGATCGTTCGCCATCCCATGGCCTTCTTGATGGACGAACCTCTTTCCAACCTGGATGCCAAGCTCCGCGTGCAGATGCGCGGTGAACTGAAGCTGCTTAATCAGCGGCTCGGCGTCACAACCCTTTATGTGACCCACGATCAGGTCGAGGCTATGACCATGGGCGATCGCGTGGCTGTGCTGAAGCCGGTGTTTAACGGACAGCAGAGTAATCTTCAGCAGATCGACACGCCGCAGAAGCTTTACGACAAGCCGTCCAATCTGTTCGTCGCGGGGTTCATCGGTTCGCCCGCCATGAATTTCGTACGCATCGAGCTGACAGCGGAAGCCGGGACGCTGAAAGCTGCGATTACCGGGACGAATATATCCTTCGCCATCCCCGCCCAGCCAGCATTGTCGGTCTTTGCCGGGCGACAAGTCATTGTTGGAATTCGCCCGGAGATGTTCAAGGTTTGTCCCGAGGCCGAGGCGTTGTTCAATGAGCAGATCCCGGTTGCCGAAGCGCTTGGAGCCGACACTTTCGTGTTTTTCGACATCGCCTCACCGCCGGTCAATATCAACGATGCTGAGGATACTGAAGACTTTCCCAACAAGGGTAAGAACCGGCTTGTGGCGCGTATACCACCGGCGCTGACACCTCGACCCCATCAGGTGCTGCCATTGACAGTCGACCTGGAGAAATTGCACTGGTTCGACCCAGTAACGGGGGCTGCGATCCGCGACTGA
- a CDS encoding methyl-accepting chemotaxis protein, translated as MKHISIVGKFFIIMAVFGVMALGLTFYQSRQMLKVNDSYQELLDKDASAALRLTQSNRSLEIARASISDMVMTRSKEARARAEFGLNDARENFVRFMDMAIAAVPEQSELPKLKADGFSVLTDTCGAAIAVGRGATSEAELAMVQQLYLTLCQPAFAAISPRFTFVTEKLASDAEQKRADVSSVVRDTSVLSLGTAIVALFAVSCFGLLAIRSWLVKPIKQMVTTMKVIADGDLTSTVEGTIRRDEIGSMARAVQIFKDNELRARDLGKDAETSRGANEIERARLAETERQRARDMAEATSGLAEGLRHLADGNLVFSLDDKFAEDFEPLRANFNAAVAQLAESLRAVSNATESIDDGAQEISLSAQDLSRRTEHQAASLEQTAAALDQITQNVASSSKRTAEARHVAIEANKSARHSGGVVSSAVAAMQRIERSSSQISSIVGVIDEIAFQTNLLALNAGVEAARSGEAGKGFAVVAQEVRELAQRSAHAAKEIKDLILKSVDEVSSGVKLVRDTGEALKIIVDQIVLINTQLDAVTAASNEQSATLFEVNRTVNRMDQVTQQNAAMAEESTAASTALALEAKQLRGIVAEFQIENALSEQQTSQSNRETASISLPARRMLAKVANELGKVSDGRVADRSRQ; from the coding sequence GTGAAACACATTTCCATTGTCGGTAAGTTCTTTATCATCATGGCCGTCTTTGGCGTCATGGCACTCGGTCTGACGTTCTATCAGAGCCGGCAAATGTTGAAAGTTAACGACAGCTATCAGGAGCTTCTCGACAAAGATGCATCTGCAGCACTTCGCTTGACCCAGTCGAACCGAAGTCTGGAAATAGCGCGTGCCAGCATCAGCGACATGGTGATGACGCGGTCGAAAGAGGCGAGGGCGCGCGCAGAATTTGGCTTGAATGACGCACGAGAAAACTTCGTCAGGTTCATGGATATGGCGATTGCCGCAGTTCCTGAGCAGAGCGAACTGCCGAAGTTGAAGGCGGATGGATTCTCCGTCCTGACCGATACGTGTGGTGCAGCCATCGCTGTTGGTCGCGGCGCAACTAGTGAAGCCGAGCTTGCCATGGTGCAGCAACTCTATCTCACTCTTTGCCAACCCGCCTTTGCTGCCATCTCACCGAGATTCACATTCGTCACGGAAAAACTCGCTTCGGACGCAGAGCAAAAGCGTGCTGACGTTTCAAGCGTTGTCCGTGACACGTCTGTGCTGAGTTTGGGAACAGCTATTGTGGCCCTCTTCGCTGTCTCGTGTTTCGGCCTTCTCGCAATTCGCTCCTGGTTGGTCAAACCGATCAAGCAGATGGTTACGACGATGAAGGTCATAGCCGACGGCGATCTTACTTCGACTGTTGAGGGAACGATTCGCCGCGACGAGATCGGATCGATGGCCCGGGCAGTACAGATCTTCAAGGACAACGAGTTAAGGGCGCGCGATCTCGGAAAGGATGCAGAAACAAGTCGTGGCGCAAATGAGATTGAACGTGCGCGTCTCGCCGAGACCGAGCGTCAGCGAGCGCGGGATATGGCGGAGGCAACGTCCGGGCTTGCAGAGGGCCTAAGGCATCTCGCCGACGGGAACCTCGTGTTCAGCCTCGACGACAAGTTCGCCGAGGACTTCGAACCGTTGCGGGCGAACTTCAATGCTGCTGTTGCTCAACTCGCTGAGAGCTTGAGAGCTGTGTCGAACGCAACCGAATCGATAGATGATGGCGCGCAGGAAATCAGTTTGAGCGCGCAGGACCTGTCACGCCGCACAGAGCACCAGGCTGCTTCACTGGAGCAAACCGCCGCCGCGCTGGATCAAATTACCCAGAACGTCGCCAGTTCCTCAAAGCGCACAGCGGAGGCGCGACATGTTGCGATCGAGGCAAACAAGTCGGCGCGCCACTCCGGGGGAGTGGTCTCCAGCGCTGTCGCGGCAATGCAACGCATCGAACGGTCATCCTCGCAGATCTCCAGTATTGTCGGGGTCATCGACGAAATCGCGTTTCAGACCAATCTTCTGGCGCTCAACGCAGGCGTCGAGGCGGCACGATCCGGCGAGGCAGGAAAAGGTTTCGCAGTGGTTGCCCAGGAGGTGAGGGAGCTTGCTCAACGCTCTGCGCATGCAGCAAAAGAGATCAAGGATCTTATCCTCAAATCGGTTGATGAGGTCAGCAGTGGCGTCAAGCTGGTCCGCGATACCGGCGAGGCGCTCAAGATCATCGTGGACCAGATAGTGCTGATTAACACTCAGCTTGATGCCGTCACGGCCGCTTCCAACGAGCAGTCCGCAACCCTTTTTGAGGTCAACCGGACAGTCAATCGAATGGATCAGGTTACGCAGCAAAATGCAGCCATGGCCGAGGAATCCACGGCTGCAAGCACGGCACTTGCCCTTGAGGCAAAACAGTTGCGCGGGATTGTGGCGGAGTTTCAGATTGAGAATGCACTCTCTGAGCAGCAGACCAGTCAAAGCAACCGTGAAACAGCGTCAATATCTTTGCCAGCACGCCGGATGCTGGCAAAGGTCGCGAACGAACTCGGCAAAGTGAGTGACGGTCGAGTTGCAGATAGATCCCGGCAATGA
- a CDS encoding ROK family protein — MDSLIRRLEAHRLGESEGSSDDRHKDESAKGIVPAQKLIPTRTLGPANRGRLLQALYDIGPSSRADLARLAGVTRGTIGGIVQPLIDQGVLAEGEVIPPNEAGGKPATKLWFSKDARPICAVLLMHDRVSACLVSLEGKVYAQHAADFPKNLTHPTDAFRIISTCVEETIASGKPILGIGVAVAGMINTETGTIVTASLGPFLDGLPLEAELHKRFGVTVCVDQDTRALLVGDRWFGQGRGRRNFASVHIGETLGGALYLDGHLYRGPAGAGGEIGHTTVDIKGRICQCGRRGCWETIAGSKWLTDEAKVRRLPQPHSLDVSRLLTLANDDVPGARELLRDYAFNISVGLANLQQFMAPNFIVIHGDIVRGGNPMLHLIQESFRELVFHRPGDEIALAFEDSECLAALRGAASLLLSELLNFVI; from the coding sequence ATGGACTCTTTGATAAGAAGACTCGAAGCTCACCGACTGGGAGAAAGTGAGGGCAGTTCTGACGATCGCCATAAAGATGAGAGCGCTAAGGGTATAGTCCCGGCCCAAAAACTGATTCCAACGCGAACCTTGGGCCCTGCGAATCGGGGCCGATTGCTGCAAGCCTTGTACGACATAGGGCCATCCAGCAGGGCGGACCTGGCCCGCCTTGCGGGTGTGACTCGAGGGACTATCGGAGGGATTGTGCAGCCCCTGATCGATCAGGGTGTTCTTGCGGAAGGAGAGGTGATACCTCCCAACGAAGCAGGCGGCAAGCCGGCTACCAAGTTGTGGTTTTCCAAGGATGCAAGGCCAATATGCGCGGTGCTCCTGATGCACGACCGCGTGAGTGCTTGTTTGGTCTCTTTGGAGGGCAAGGTCTATGCTCAACACGCCGCCGATTTTCCGAAGAACCTTACACACCCCACCGACGCATTCCGAATTATAAGCACCTGTGTCGAAGAAACCATCGCATCTGGCAAACCGATCTTAGGGATAGGTGTAGCAGTTGCAGGAATGATCAATACGGAGACGGGCACAATTGTGACCGCCAGTCTCGGGCCATTCCTGGACGGCTTACCGCTCGAAGCCGAATTGCACAAAAGGTTCGGCGTTACCGTGTGTGTCGATCAGGATACCAGAGCCTTGCTGGTTGGGGACCGATGGTTTGGACAAGGCCGCGGCCGGAGAAACTTCGCCTCCGTCCATATCGGCGAGACTTTGGGTGGAGCGCTTTACCTTGATGGGCATCTCTATCGGGGACCCGCAGGTGCAGGCGGCGAAATCGGTCATACGACCGTAGACATCAAAGGTCGGATATGCCAGTGCGGCCGACGTGGATGCTGGGAAACAATCGCCGGCTCGAAGTGGTTAACGGACGAGGCCAAGGTTAGGCGGTTGCCACAACCGCACTCCCTGGATGTGAGCCGATTATTGACTCTGGCCAACGACGACGTCCCAGGCGCACGAGAATTACTTCGCGACTACGCGTTCAACATTTCGGTCGGCCTGGCGAACCTCCAGCAGTTCATGGCGCCCAATTTTATCGTTATTCACGGCGACATCGTACGAGGGGGAAACCCCATGCTTCATTTAATCCAGGAAAGCTTCCGGGAATTGGTATTCCATCGCCCGGGCGATGAAATTGCCCTTGCTTTCGAAGATAGCGAATGCCTGGCGGCTTTACGCGGTGCCGCCAGTCTGCTTCTTTCTGAATTGCTGAATTTCGTCATCTAA
- a CDS encoding DegT/DnrJ/EryC1/StrS family aminotransferase → MNGFGALRLITRNATGAFSVEKLAVFGGKPVVPQGRVTPWPAAEKKHSDALRGVVDGGRYHRVNHPIVSGLEESLARWTGKWQVRAVGSGTAAIHIELDYVKERGEQVVTAALNWPGAVGPITISGLQPVFVDVDMNLAGIDQRAAAEEFGPNVAAVLVTHLFGNNVLVPDARSAARAQGIAVIDDICQSIGAAKPIVDGAHLDADALALSGNGAKHLGAGELGFVITEDANLIAHVDRVSLSSSSRSGARIFSPYSQGYNYRPNVFSSSIANLRVTEMDTQLQIRRDNSKLLWEMISELVGIFPLFNPSDCDHSMLNFPLRIEPAALGFAPGPAARDFVVKSLQAEGVPICVWLTKPVFEYLPDIRDNWKAADFPNTVKLLDTMFYVSEIAPPNDGELMKLYAEAFHKVWNALHKQGPKVAAGAISG, encoded by the coding sequence ATGAACGGATTCGGTGCACTACGGCTCATAACTCGCAACGCAACTGGTGCTTTCTCAGTCGAGAAGCTCGCCGTTTTCGGTGGGAAGCCTGTGGTCCCCCAGGGACGTGTTACACCTTGGCCCGCCGCGGAGAAGAAGCACTCGGATGCCCTGCGTGGAGTTGTGGATGGTGGAAGATATCACCGCGTTAATCATCCAATTGTGAGCGGTTTGGAGGAAAGCCTTGCAAGGTGGACCGGGAAGTGGCAAGTGCGCGCTGTCGGCAGCGGAACGGCAGCCATTCACATCGAACTCGACTACGTCAAAGAGCGAGGCGAGCAAGTTGTTACCGCAGCATTGAATTGGCCGGGAGCGGTAGGGCCAATCACGATCAGCGGTCTTCAACCCGTCTTCGTTGATGTCGACATGAACTTGGCCGGGATTGATCAGCGCGCCGCCGCTGAAGAGTTCGGCCCCAACGTGGCTGCAGTTTTAGTCACTCACCTTTTCGGAAACAATGTTCTCGTCCCCGACGCGAGGTCTGCAGCGCGAGCTCAAGGCATTGCTGTGATCGACGACATCTGCCAATCGATCGGCGCCGCGAAACCAATCGTCGACGGTGCGCATCTTGATGCAGACGCACTCGCTCTATCCGGAAACGGCGCCAAGCACCTTGGGGCTGGGGAGCTAGGATTTGTCATCACGGAAGACGCCAACTTGATTGCACATGTTGATCGCGTATCGCTGTCCAGCTCGTCTCGGAGCGGAGCGCGAATATTCTCGCCCTATTCCCAAGGGTACAACTACAGGCCCAACGTATTCTCTTCATCTATAGCGAACTTGCGGGTCACTGAGATGGATACGCAACTGCAAATCCGAAGAGACAATAGCAAGCTTTTATGGGAGATGATCAGCGAGCTTGTGGGTATATTTCCTCTTTTCAACCCATCTGACTGCGACCATTCGATGCTCAACTTTCCCCTCCGGATCGAACCTGCGGCACTTGGCTTCGCGCCAGGCCCGGCTGCAAGGGATTTCGTGGTGAAATCGCTGCAGGCCGAAGGCGTGCCTATCTGTGTTTGGCTCACGAAGCCCGTATTCGAATATCTTCCAGACATTCGCGACAACTGGAAGGCCGCCGATTTTCCAAATACAGTGAAACTCTTGGATACGATGTTTTACGTTTCCGAGATTGCGCCACCCAACGATGGCGAATTGATGAAGCTTTATGCAGAGGCGTTTCACAAGGTTTGGAATGCTCTTCATAAGCAAGGTCCGAAGGTCGCCGCAGGAGCAATTTCTGGCTGA
- a CDS encoding HAD family hydrolase has product MSFSKSPELLIFDCDGVLVDSELIATRVHIEALAKCGYIISAEEYNDRFIGMTDQQSYSVIESEGGLRLPEDHHERVMAEVANRYARDLRATSGVRQTLEAIDLRKCVASNSDAAKLCLALKVTDLHDFFWPHVFSASQVARGKPAPDLFLFAAQNMNTPAGSCLVIEDSVSGTQAAVAAGMMVIGFVGGSHCLAGHGDKLMEAGATKLFSRMTALPQILAGL; this is encoded by the coding sequence ATGTCTTTTTCAAAAAGTCCGGAATTACTGATCTTCGACTGCGACGGGGTTCTCGTCGATAGCGAGCTTATCGCAACCAGGGTGCACATCGAAGCTTTGGCGAAATGTGGCTATATCATATCCGCTGAAGAGTATAACGATCGCTTCATAGGAATGACTGACCAGCAAAGTTATTCAGTCATAGAATCCGAGGGCGGCTTGCGCCTACCGGAGGATCATCATGAACGTGTGATGGCCGAAGTTGCAAATCGATATGCTCGTGATCTGCGTGCAACCAGCGGCGTTCGGCAAACCTTGGAAGCTATCGATTTAAGGAAGTGCGTGGCGTCGAACAGTGATGCTGCGAAGCTCTGCTTGGCTCTTAAAGTCACAGACCTGCATGATTTCTTTTGGCCCCATGTCTTCAGCGCTTCGCAAGTTGCGCGTGGTAAGCCAGCGCCGGATCTCTTTCTGTTTGCAGCACAGAATATGAACACACCGGCTGGCAGTTGTCTCGTTATTGAAGACAGCGTTTCTGGAACTCAGGCGGCAGTGGCAGCCGGGATGATGGTGATTGGCTTCGTAGGTGGCTCTCATTGCCTTGCTGGGCATGGAGACAAACTGATGGAGGCAGGTGCCACAAAGCTGTTTAGCCGCATGACGGCGTTGCCACAAATCTTAGCAGGTTTGTGA
- a CDS encoding GNAT family N-acetyltransferase: MTAKPMVAATPVTIEYLERLPNFISICASWTFGQWGCQSNGSYEQTRGEFEAATKNSMPLTLIAIENALPVGMVTLAGRDFDGKSHLSPWLKSLFVHPFHRKKGIATLLIERLEHEASRLGYKSLFLITEDARVLYEKSGWQAIDCVQTPYGAAALMEKTLPTPPHLRTAAPA, encoded by the coding sequence ATGACCGCGAAACCAATGGTAGCTGCAACTCCGGTAACGATCGAGTACCTGGAAAGACTTCCGAATTTCATTTCCATTTGCGCAAGTTGGACTTTCGGACAATGGGGTTGTCAATCAAATGGCTCGTACGAACAAACGCGAGGCGAGTTTGAGGCAGCAACAAAAAATTCGATGCCGCTAACACTGATTGCCATTGAAAACGCATTGCCAGTTGGGATGGTCACGTTGGCTGGTCGTGATTTCGATGGAAAATCTCATCTATCCCCATGGCTTAAGTCGCTCTTTGTCCATCCATTTCACCGCAAGAAAGGAATAGCCACGTTGTTGATCGAGCGGCTGGAGCACGAAGCATCGCGCCTCGGTTACAAAAGCCTTTTCTTGATAACGGAGGACGCGCGAGTTCTTTACGAAAAGAGCGGCTGGCAGGCAATTGATTGCGTCCAAACACCCTATGGCGCAGCAGCTTTGATGGAGAAAACCCTGCCAACGCCTCCTCACCTGAGAACCGCTGCACCAGCATGA
- a CDS encoding glycerophosphodiester phosphodiesterase family protein, protein MHTSNNVASAILNSYASRFGYLGGRRDLRASLILTSFFAFAIPSYAEAEALLPVKPSPYLVSAITRNMFKLPKPDDDLVLLSAHRGSWEIYPENSAYALQDAWNSQIESVEVDARFTADNEVVLSHDYRIERESTGSGLLYNQNFSQLRQADLRDRHGRVFTDSQGRKAKFLTFSAALDLLARYVSDDGHGYVMIVDIKAAVDDQDPTDPIELMQRCLDILATKGNAKLSKAVVFKLKAKDAVDVGTILNRTTYDPNLIGGLIVVENPDDENVKDSSYDPHEDSIYDQWNVAPFSIQFEMNQFYKGDGLQAYFDYIDQKQGFATYHESNYFPEGVANSAGKCCFDHNTDPKSTAQRGIVPDYRGDPEMAIVNRTNLITTDWPDVVGDMLRQIGRRNTTELTR, encoded by the coding sequence ATGCACACCAGCAACAACGTAGCATCAGCGATCCTAAATTCTTACGCCTCGCGTTTTGGTTACCTCGGCGGCCGACGGGATCTGCGGGCATCGCTCATTTTGACTTCTTTTTTTGCTTTCGCTATTCCATCCTATGCCGAAGCAGAGGCGCTGCTTCCGGTAAAGCCTTCACCATATCTTGTAAGTGCGATTACAAGAAACATGTTTAAGCTGCCGAAACCCGACGATGACTTGGTCCTGCTATCTGCGCACCGCGGATCTTGGGAGATCTATCCCGAGAATTCAGCCTATGCCTTGCAAGACGCCTGGAATTCGCAGATCGAGAGCGTGGAAGTCGATGCCCGCTTCACCGCTGACAATGAAGTCGTTCTATCTCACGACTACAGGATTGAGCGCGAGTCAACTGGAAGCGGCCTATTATATAATCAGAACTTTTCGCAGCTACGACAGGCCGATCTACGGGACCGACATGGCCGCGTTTTTACGGATTCACAAGGGCGAAAGGCGAAGTTCCTAACGTTCTCTGCCGCGCTCGATCTACTCGCCCGATATGTCTCCGATGATGGTCATGGCTACGTGATGATCGTCGATATCAAGGCGGCAGTCGATGATCAGGACCCTACTGATCCCATCGAGCTCATGCAACGCTGCCTTGACATTCTCGCGACCAAGGGAAATGCGAAACTCAGCAAAGCCGTTGTATTCAAGCTCAAAGCAAAGGATGCGGTGGATGTCGGCACGATTTTAAATCGGACGACCTACGACCCCAACCTCATTGGCGGGCTAATTGTCGTCGAAAACCCGGATGACGAGAATGTGAAGGATTCCAGCTACGATCCCCACGAGGACTCAATCTACGATCAATGGAATGTGGCGCCGTTCTCCATTCAGTTTGAAATGAACCAATTCTATAAAGGTGACGGTCTGCAGGCATATTTCGACTATATCGACCAGAAGCAGGGCTTCGCCACCTATCATGAAAGTAACTACTTTCCAGAGGGCGTCGCCAACAGCGCCGGAAAATGCTGCTTCGACCACAACACGGATCCGAAATCGACCGCTCAACGAGGGATCGTGCCAGATTACCGAGGAGATCCGGAGATGGCGATCGTCAATCGTACCAATCTTATCACCACTGATTGGCCCGACGTAGTCGGCGATATGTTGCGCCAGATAGGGCGCCGCAACACCACCGAGCTCACGCGCTAG